A window of the Aquarana catesbeiana isolate 2022-GZ linkage group LG05, ASM4218655v1, whole genome shotgun sequence genome harbors these coding sequences:
- the LOC141146099 gene encoding forkhead activin signal transducer 3-like has translation MDCPQHSWDPLYNQVPEPHSMDRILAEVENCPGEANGGPKKPNTTDQLSKKSKKSKKSKKSKKKNYQRYAKPPYSYLAMIALVIQASPKKKLKLKQIEDEISNLFPFFKGDYQGWRDSVRHNLSSNDCFEKILKDPLRPNGKGNYWIVNVSRIPAAAMKLQNMAVTRQEAYPHDLAPYILDGHPYRPSTFHNPHPPIENTVVRAEAEAQSSGPTQPPSVHPASIFPEILHNLPASHTKCVAPNVVAPPSIHPLQLYPNFALSLCNYMPSPYSSSTCAEQRDVYPPNVIPQMSPQPRPSEARNSLSDFPPNTAIFNVPIYPPPGSYMSPQNMYGQQLSQGGAYGQHLSQGGAYWQHLSQGGAYGQHLTQGGTYWEHLSEVGVYPEYGPNGY, from the exons ATGGATTGCCCACAACATTCCTGGGACCCCCTCTACAACCAAGTCCCTGAGCCACACAGCATGGACAGGATCCTGGCCGAAGTAGAGAACTGTCCTGGGGAGGCCAACGGAGGACCCAAAAAGCCCAACACCACTGATCAGCTCAGCAAGAAAAGTAAGaagagcaaaaagagcaaaaagagcaaGAAGAAGAATTATCAACGCTACGCCAAACCACCCTACTCCTACTTGGCCATGATCGCCCTGGTCATCCAGGCTTCCCCCAAGAAGAAGCTCAAACTGAAACAG ATCGAAGATGAGATCAGCAACCTCTTCCCTTTCTTCAAGGGGGATTATCAGGGCTGGAGGGACTCTGTTCGACAtaacctctcctccaatgattgctTCGAAAAG ATCCTGAAAGATCCGCTGAGGCCGAATGGTAAAGGCAACTACTGGATAGTGAATGTGAGCCGGATTCCCGCCGCAGCCATGAAGCTGCAGAACATGGCGGTCACCCGCCAGGAAGCCTATCCTCATGACCTGGCTCCTTATATCCTGGATGGACATCCCTACAGACCTTCCACTTTTCATAACCCTCATCCTCCAATAGAAAATACTGTGGTCAGAGCAGAAGCAGAGGCTCAGTCCTCAGGACCAACCCAGCCCCCTAGTGTACATCCCGCctcaattttcccagaaatcttaCATAACTTACCAGCATCACACACAAAATGTGTGGCCCCTAATGTGGTGGCCCCTCCTAGCATACACCCTCTGCAGCTTTACCCCAACTTCGCACTCTCTCTATGTAATTACATGCCTTCCCCATACTCAAGCTCCACCTGTGCGGAGCAGAGGGATGTCTACCCTCCCAATGTGATACCTCAAATGTCTCCCCAGCCTAGACCCTCTGAAGCCAGGAATTCCCTGTCAGATTTCCCTCCCAATACAGCAATCTTTAATGTCCCCATATATCCCCCACCCGGGAGCTACATGTCACCTCAAAACATGTATGGGCAGCAGTTATCTCAAGGTGgggcttacgggcagcatttatctcagggtggtgcttactggcagcatttatctcagggtggtgcttacgggcagcatttaacTCAGGGTGGCACATATTGGGAACATTTATCTGAGGTCGGGGTGTACCCAGAGTACGGACCCAACGGTTACTGA